The following DNA comes from Bombus affinis isolate iyBomAffi1 unplaced genomic scaffold, iyBomAffi1.2 ctg00000059.1, whole genome shotgun sequence.
gcggtcgcggcaaacaagttacgcaggcaatttgtcagctgtcgaacgagagagctggctggttgtactgcgttgaagcagagcgattcgaagaacggcagagacgcgaaagggaagcgttcaccgagaatacgtccgtttcgtctttctcgttagacggtggaaatgaattggcgatttcaccatgaatactacaaaggaagttaacgctgtaactggcgcgagtttcgcgtgaaacgtagcctttgacgaggtgaaagccggtttgtttgcgcgtctcgccgaacaaatccgataactaaaattgtctgacgaaattgttttacacgagccgtgttctcggtaacgctagcggctatttaatcaaaattgtcggccgcgtttctcgttggccgttcgatccaccaacgtgtaattaaaatgataatcttaatagatcctcatggacatagatagcgaggctggcagttggcgaagcgagctaagcaaatagcgaattatatcgcgtgttataactggatggtggaagtttgcgcatatttttacactgataaattaaccctgctgctgatcctctaatatttctcgttcgatctcatctattacaaataacagatacgtaagacaacataggaaaatatataagtaaatagtatcgcgaataattacgaataattgcattcattttcgttaaaggtaaattatattgtatttacgtgccaaggatagaactgaaattgccgctgatattgatttattcttgttaaatttcaatgtcagaataaaaaagtttagcagttagcggttgcgacctctttgaaaagcgtgtacctaaaagtgtgtcgcgaacagtaagcgatggcgagtatactcgtcgaacacggagtacgggtggctgttataatatagaattaagttgttacgaaacgactgttttatttttcaatttagtactgacgggactcgtcgtaacgtaaaatactgccatctcttcgtgacgagtatactcgtggaaaacagccaattggttaaaccaggaccagatcacgataccgtttaaagatgaaatttgtagaatggttagagttagagaatatcggaactttgtattattataacgtttaccatcgctgcgctctcgatattaacccttaactgctgctctgggactcccagacgatataaacatccgcgtaacttcgctctcgagcaacgcgtgatgtcaagtgtcttggtaattttcaattaagtcgccccttatgactataacttataacttctgatctttgttccgtataggagtaattgagaacgtacaactttcctttcgctttgtttcgtcttgtccattatggatgaaaatgcgattatagttacgaaacgaatcattcttcgttgatcgcgatacaatggaaatgtttacagcgaacgttcccgagtgcttcgaataaagaaagaacgatgcaatacgatactctttgacttataaataactttcctttgagaccaatcggtggatcaattttctggctccgcagacgcaatgttacacgtaatcctaggaatcgtgaagttttcagtcttttctaatattatttttcaacttgaaattcaatctattggacgtaggaatatttttactgtaaactattagaaaaatgtccatcgtataatcgacgagcatcgcgagagtaatatccaggctttaaattctaaaggctcgttaccgtacaactgtagtaggcaacgtcgttgctctaaacacgtacgtaattttgttcacattgtataaccgataactattttctttttattatttctttttattcgaatgtccttcagctttcgctttaccaccgtacatcatccctacgtcatgcaccgatactatttttcttttacactgtgacacttacttgtctgcttgaccatgcgatcctgatcatcatgcaaatggtccaagactgttgtcgtaatactctacggaataactaaaattgttgtatcgttctaacacgttatagattttattaaagaggaacgtttactcgatagaagactcagattcatgaaataagacaccggttttccctgacgccactttacgatataaataattaaactttttctccctcgtatatggaaagcttaaaatacttttcctgtattatctatgccaaatctcctgtcaatttcgttactaaaataaatgttacagttatcagcaataatcgcctgcactcgactatacgtttctttaattaaaaatttatcaaagcgaagtcttcgattctttaaattctgcaaaatttgataaaaacgcgcaatgactcgaaacttccgacgagtaatgtacgcgaaagactctgtatactcgttaggtcgttcctcaaacgagaaacagatcgaactgttcgcgttcgagtcaaacgtaaagggaaaagattaaatttcctaactttccgtcgataggatcttcatcgacgtttatgacagttgacttctcttaattagcgaagcttcaagctttcgatatttccaagtttcaataattctcattctccgttcgcctttcaatgaccgttattagcgtgagcgtgtgtcaataatcaaagcgaacgatgctcttttgaaccttcctttcctcttccattcgtcttccttttcagaacggaataatggctagatctactttactcgttgcgctgatttaacgagtgcgtgtttattctctctttattcttcgtctgcttctgccctcgcgtctgttgaacatcgattcgattgctgaactcgactgtgtgattctcctatcaggaacgacatttgcgtcggaatatacatgttacggtcgttctttaaaattcttctaaattaaaagttccttaaaactctcctagctgcaaagttcttctcctgaaagagtcgcggtaaacgtggatatctgacgttacgcgttcgttaacgagcatctcttatgtcaaatattacaaagcaacgatttacccaaaatatagaaatatcttccgaaatagcggactcatcgttagattattagatcgcggatgttcgtgcatttgtgggaattttaaaaatgcaaaagtccatgaaacgtttaagaaacgtagaggatgaaataaatctctatccgtttcggtttattcagtcgtattcgtgaaagtagcaaactgcacgaacatacgtatattattattattatatcttgtttttgcgaaaagcatttctcttgcaagcatttgccttttatatttcttacttttggcgttccgcgtacttataggaaattgcagcttaatcgttgcaataaaacttatcgctttctattttccgtttctgcacatcttcgtaaatttatcgtattagcgacgtgaagtataacggacgattgatcgtaaattgaaatcacaaattccccatcgaccatttcacaacagactgccgcagttgcatgttttataggggtgaatagccgcagagaaatcgattccagttctacaagggacaagtgttattgctttcatttgagcGCTCTGCCTAAGTATATTGTTCGTGGATTTACTGCAACAATGTTTAGGATTCTAAATTGCAACCTCCCaagagaaaacttcgaaatgctctaaatatcgtatcggctactttcacgtaatgatatatttgttttttgacaaataaataaagaaaagaaaagaagagtaaaatacacatcgagagtattttacctggaatacgtattcaaggattatttgcagatttttcagaccaaagatacttttgtaaagtgtataatcatttatctggaaagtattaaaagtacttcgtttctagtaggattatataatatcaatatcgtatttaggaagttgtgaaattgcgaacttattaataggaaacaccatatagatacagagaatgaaattactgatcgatacggaggatattaattcatttaatatcttggcgatagcagatgatcgctttgcaattaatcagtactctgcaatttataattggatataatgcagttaattatttaaatcaattgttacgtgtataaagattgatagcaggtatttataacttttctgcgattttcacattaagcatgatgaagcagttgaatgattaattgattctctttaacatagccacgagggagacgaatttttttaaaaagaaatattctcttaccaactaccgtcggcaaaataccgagcgtaggattaaactgttagttgtgaaaactattaatattaaattaacgttcgttgggacgatattcgttggaattatattttcaaagtctcatctttatgtatactacctgaagtataatatttctgcaaatagtgaaatataaaatagtgaaatgacgatgttacagtaaaaattgttttatcgtacaaaattgaatatctttgtgtatttgctacgatataattattaaaaagaagaagaaactttcgatcatgagaaagatggaatataatgaaatatattcagacattgaataaaaatttttattttcatttcggaggatggaacgaacacgaaatatgcagcaaattttgcgaatatttcaaaatgaaggaactgcgcaaatataaatatttgcaagttaattgcacttaatatggaacacctgactttaaaagcttcccaaaaacagaaacatgcttttcttttcaattgctttcgagaaattaatacgtcctttctgtgtcgctttataaattcttttaacatcgatattacgttttttcctaatattaaattctaacaatttcttacaatttttcagctgaaagttgtattaaaataattttggcaactgctgaaaattgttgaaattgttgcaccaagagcgtaatttctgggaaaaaagggtcgatgagaactcaaatccctccgggactgttttactcgctctattaaacaaacatgtttaatgataaatcatgcaaaaagtaatattttttacgttcattatttaacacgactctcagaaaaattttataggctgtcaaacgtaacaatcaactgcattcgatcaacatgctttcatttttaaggaagtatttcatttattatttgcattattactttaataaacgtttgctataccgttaacgttcatatctataaaccaacgtttacttacagctttacccttacataacgtcaatcttcgaaagaattacggatttttattatacaatatattaatcttagttattataacgttaagttattagcaaaattacaagattgaagttaccagaagaaaaaaagcgaggtgttcgtttcctcttttacaaatatagaagaggaaggttgcttaagaatgattaaaacgtaaaatgaaattctaattaaataaacgccgtattaccatttttctactatagtttcgagtaaattccgcgcactaatcgtatttctctacggcacaataataacattctgttaatcagtctttgaaatgtcaccgcaaatgttccatgtgcaacgtgacgtgtattccgtgataattttcttaaactatatgaagttaatgtaaattcgagctatcgcggggagacgcggtcgttagaatacgcgtcaacgagagtcgtaaattcccgttacgattagaataatcgacaccacgaatagttcgatccccgtatttcggttaggataatcggggtggttgatgcggtataacactgagagtcacagaattataataatatatatttccaacaattagtctacacgattgaaaagatataaacaattaacaactttatcgcacgcagataatatagatgtatacaatatagagcaaggctcttacaattgagcttagtctcttggtggacgtagcacgatattatacttaataaaataagcgaatgtttggctatgtcgcggatcgacttgaattggcgttcagaatttgactcaaagtgtaacgttcgacgcgtcacaaggaactgatcgacttttgatgatttctttgtctcatctttaagacgacccccactatacttaggtcacgccaccgttcgcgcctatgatcacgtatgtctgttcttgcgtggaaaacgtaacggaccaaattcgacgtttcgagaactcgctgcttggcgacagctatgcgctcgtcgatacattgtatatgatccggcggtcagataagacgatctgactgagacactgtagggccgcgagtgacggttagaaaatacagcctgtgttaagcctcgtggcgtaacatcctccccccgttgagagggtaccgatcaaatgatatggtgtgtcgtcggactcgtctggatctgggtgaatgggtaaggggaccagtcttttgacgccacgatccagggtagttgttgccgtctgcacggtagcggtccgtatgattccgtcgactcctggatggaccttgatcacgcggcccaaaggccattgcatggatggtacgttatcctccctgaggactactacggtgcctactcggatgtcgtgactgcccttgctccatttatttcggatgttcagctcgttcaggtattctcgatgccagcggcgccagacatgttgtttgaccctttgaatgtgttgccagctggagagacgattggatggagtgtcccggaaatctcgttctcgaaagcttgttagtgcatctccgatgaggaagtgaccgggagtaaggacaagaagatcgtttgggtcagatgatattggagtcagaggacgggagttgaggatagactcgatttcaatgatcagtgtgttcaaattttcgtatgttaagagctcgttacctgcgacacgtctgagatgtcgtttgaaggacttcaccgcagcctcccacaGCCCGCCAATGTGAGGTGAGTTgggaggaatgaagtgccattcgattcgtcgatcggctaaaaaggactgaatctttaccttatgatcgtcggactgcaggaggtttcggagctctcgtaattcattgttggcgccaacgaagttggtgccgttgtcagaataaattgttacacagaatcctcggcgagcgatgaatcttcgcagagcagcaatgaaggcctcgctagtgagatcggtgaccagctcgaggtggactgctttaactgcaaggcatacgaagattgctacatataccttgatttttcgtcggttgcgatcctttcgttccttgatgtagaacggtccgcaataatcGATTCCGACGTTAgtaaatggacgagattccgttatccgtgcagcTGGAAGGTCGCCCATTACGTACTCTACtggaggtggattggctcggcagcaacgtacgcacttcttcagcgtgctccaaacttgactacggccgtcgataggccagtaagatctccttaaggcatataaggtagcttgagttccggagtggagatttaggaggtgttcatgctcgattatgagtgctgtaactgaggatttgggtagaatgattgggtgtttttgagtgaagggcattggtgaatgactgagtcggcctccgactcgcaatatctcgtccttgtccagaaatggattgagtcgttgcagcttccccttcactgcagCATTTCGATCTGTGcggagagtacgtatttcatctggaaaataacagagttgtaacaatttgaccaatttgttatgcgcatcggttaaatcatgtgtggttagaggtccccCCCGATCCTGTTTTTGCCTCCATCTGAggcaacgagcggcaattcttatcagcttgggccaagaagaatatctctccagtagactgtggtcaggcggagtcacggacagacatgttgccttcttTTGCTCTGGTATTTCAACTAATGGTATTGGGTTCCACGAcggccagtatttttcaggttgttggagccattctggtccatgttgccaaatggtAGATCGCAGGAAGTCTCGGGGTGATTGGCCTCGAGATATGAGATCGGCAGGGTTatcggtagtgggaatgtggcgccaatcTGAGGTGTGAGTCTTTtgttgaatctctgtcacacgattGGCGACGAAGGTTTTCAGCGTGTGAGGTGATGTATTAATCCAGtgtagaacgattgtagaatcagtccagtaaacggtccgagaaatgttgcttggtaacgcttgaagaactgtagtggccaatgatgcgagaagaagtgctccacttagttccagccttggaatggtttgtgatttgagtggagccacctttgatcttgcagtgaggagtcgtgtccaaacatgaccatccggagcgatggtgcgaaggtagacgcatgccccatacgccctttcgctggcgtcgcagaatccgtgtaattcgatttccgctgcagtcttgattatagttttacgtggaaacttcacgttatttagcaaaggtagctgtgaataatatttgctccattctgtgtgtacgtcagccggaagagattcgtcccagtcaagttttaaagtccaaagtcgttggagcaacatcttagcgcgaacaatcactggtgccagtaatccaagagggtcgtagatcttggcaatttcggagctgattgttctcttcgtaattcgagaggcggtaggattgattttgacggaatataggatcgaatcgtcaaaggaattccaaacaacacccagagttttgaaagtttgcgattcgcctagtagcagcttatcgtttatgtcctgctcggaaagtcctcgtaACAGTGCCCGGTCGTTCGCTGCCCATTTTCGGATGTTTAAGCcggctagtttaagcaattctatgagCTCCGTTCTCAGTAGTTGTGCCTCGTTCTTTGTATCGgctcctgtgagaacatcgtcgacgtagaagtctcgctgtaagaccatcgctgctcgtgggtatcgatgtccctcgtcgtctgccagttgtttgaggcaccgaatggctagatagggggccgctgacagcccgaatgtcactgtgttaagttgataggtgtcaacttctccgtcagagttgcgccacaagatttgttggaatttccgatcctctggacgcacaagaaattgtcgatacatcttttcgacatcgcctgtgttacgccactaggcttaacacaggctgtattttctaaccgtcactcgcggccctacaatgtctcagtcagatcgtcttatctgaccgccggatcatatacaatgtatcgacgagcgcgtagctgtcgccaagcagcgagttctcgaaacgtcgaatttggtccgttacgttttccacgcaagaacagacatacgtgatcataggcgcgaacggtggcgtgacctaagtatagtgggggtcgtcttaaagatgaaacaaagaaatcatctaaagtcgatcagttccttgtgacgcgtcgaacgttacacattgagtcaaagatctaacgccgaatttctaacattaagtctcataccgtgctactctattattgcagcgtgataagttattaagtgtttatatctattcattcgtgtatattaagtgttggaaatataaattttaactctgtgagccacagtgttatcatacctgaatcacccctattatcttaatcgaaatacggggatcgaactattcgtggtgtcgatcattctgatcgtaacgggaatttacgactcccgttggcgcatattctaacgaccgcgtctccccgcgatagctcgaaaatacatggtccttcgagccggatcacgtgccatcaaagaagtgcactgaccagtgactatacagtgtcacgtgaaatccaCATTCCAACACCTTAGTCAACTGACCAAAGGAGCCGCCACCGGAGAGGAACACCTCCTTCGTTCAGCATCTACACGAGCCCACGCCACACTGTAGCGAGTAAAAACCGACTCTCTGACCAACGCCCATTTGATCCAGGTAAGATCGTTCCTACCATTAAAATCAAATATGGCCCAACCTGACTCGATCAGCACATTGAGGCGGAGACGAAGCGGCCTCGCCAACCGCTTTACAATCACGAAACGCCAACTCGATGAATACGAAGAGTCTGGTCAAGTAGACAACGGCTACTTAGTATCTTGCCGTCAAGCGTTCGACGACGTCTGGAAGAAGTTACTCGCGGTTCAAGACGAGTTAGAAGGGTTAGATGAAGGGGAAGTCGATCGGGCCGCCGCGTTGTATCAAGAGAGGCTGGAGATTGACGTACGGTTCACAGGTCTCCTTGATAAAATACCCGCACCAAACCCCTCTCCGACTAAAACGCGCGATTCAGGCGTGAAGCCCGAGCCGACATCACTTACCTTACCAGAGGTCCGCGCTCCTCCGTTCGACGGTGCCCTCGAGAACTGGACCTATTTTTATGACACGTTCTCATCCACTGTAGAtcgtaatgaaaatttaacgaaTGTCCAGAAATTTCAATATCTACGCGCAGCTATCACTGGACGGGCCGCACGGAGCATCCAATCATTGGAACCCACAGATGCCAACTACCCCATCGCGCTTAACACATTGAAGGAGAAATTTAATTGCCCCCTCCGGATCTGTATGCGTCATTGGGAATTGATGCGCAGTTATCCCGAAATAGAAAAGGAAACTCCTGAAGCCATTGAGGATTTGATGGAAACCATCAGCGTAAATCTCAAAGCGCTCGAAAGATTAGGACAGTCTGTAACTTCAGATGTAGTACTTATCGAGTTGATCGCGTCAAAATTGCCTTCGTCTAGTATGCGTAAATGGCAACGTACGTTGCCAAATCAGGAAGTACCTTCCTACCATCAGCTGATGGAATTCCTAAAAACACGAGCCAACGGGAATCAGCTCCTCTCTAAAGTAACGAAAACAAAGGAGCCACCCCCCAAACCTCATCGTCGCCGATATAACCTACCACATGGACGAACCTATGCTACAACCAGCAGGGCGCTGGTGTGTCCGACCTGCGACGGACCCCACAACCTCAGAGACTGTAAAGTTTTCAAAGCCAAATCAACCATAGAACGCCTTCAACTCGTAAAAATGGCATCGCTGTGTACAAACTGTCTAGGCAACGGACATTCGATAACACAGTGCACCGCGCGTTCGTGTCATATCTGCGGGCGACGACATCATACGTACCTACACCGAGAACAAATACAAGAAAATTCGCggtcgtcgagcagtcgttcATCGAGCGGTCGGTCGTCGTCAGACAGTCGTTCATCAAGCGGTCGATCGTCGGGATGTCGTTCATCGTACGAACGATCCTCTCATGGACAATCGCCATCCGGATCATCGAAGTCGCGTTCGGTCCACCATTCGAGACGACCCGCCAAACATTCAAATAACCCTACACCTTCGGCTCCAAGCGATACAAAAGTTCACACTTCGTATGAGTCACGCGCATCACGGACCAAGGGTAATGTTCCAGAATCCTCGTCCAAAACCCAACCAGGTCAAAACTGACTAGACAAACGGGCCGCAAAGGAAGGGACCGAAACGACACATATATCTCTAGACGTTACGCCGCATCATGATCTGCTGGTCACAGCACAGATCGATGTGCTAGACAAGAGGGCATCTCCAATTCGAGCCAGAGCACTGCTAGATACTGGCTCTAGTATGAATTTCATGACTGAGAAATTCGCAAACTCCCTCGGTATAAAACGAAAGAgatgttcggtcccaatcggaGCCCTCGACGACTTGACCACTATCGCAAGGAGCCAACTAACGACAACCATTGTTTCTATGGATGGCAAATATGAACGCACAGCAACGTTTTTAGTAATCCCAACAATATCATCGGCAGTCCCAGACCACCCAATCGATCGGTCCGCTCTCCAGATACCCAAAAATCTAAAATTAGCCGATCCAACATTTCACATACCAAGCCCTATCGAAATATTATTGAGCTCGGGACCAACGTTAGCCTCATTATGTGTCGGGCAGATTAAAATATCACAATCCATCGATACTGAGTTATGTTTGCAGAAAACTCGCTTCGGTTGGGTTATCGGGGGGAGCCCATCCACGCAATCGGGCACACATTCGTTTCACATTACCACAGCCGATCTACAAACGGATCTCTCGCgattttgggaaatcgacgagggaccATCCACCACACATTTATCGGAAGCGGAATTACAGTGCGAAGAACATTTCCGTAACCATGTCCGACGCAACAAGGAAGGGCGATATATCGTCGCCCTGCCCTTCAACGAGAAGCTTCCCACAATTGGGACATCAAAGTCCGTTGCAATGAGTAGACTCGCCGCTCTTTCTCGCCGGTTCCAACGCGATAAGCAATTCGAAGCCGCGTACAACACGGTGATCCAAGAATATTTAGACTTAGGTCATATGACCAAGATTCCGCACACTCATCCCTCAAATAATGGTTACTATTTGCCGCATCACGGCGTGATAAAGGAATCGAGCAACACCACTAAACTCCGGGTAGTGTTCGATGGATCAGCAATCAGCACCACCGGAGTTTCTCTCAACGACACTCTACATACCGGACCCAAACTCCAAGAAGATCTGGTTGAGATTCTGCTGAGATTCCGATCACATCAGTATGTCCTAACGGGTGACATCGAGAAGATGTATCGACAAATTCTCGTACGCCCAGACGATCGTAAATATCAACTGATTCTATGGCGCAATTCCAACGGGGAAATCGATACTTATCAGCTCAACACCGTGACCTTCGGACTATCAGCTGCCCCATATTTAGCACTCCGCTGCCTGAAACAATTGGCAGAAGACGAAGGAAATCGATTTCCGCGAGCGTCATCGGTTGTACAGCGTGATTTCTATGTCGACGACGCCCTCACCGGGGCCGATACAAAGGAAGAGTTAATAGCGGTACGACACGAACTCACGGACCTTCTCAGATCGGGCGGCTTAAACATCCGTGAATGGGCATCTAACGATAAGGACATACTGCGTGGACTATCCGAGAGAAAGACAAATCGAACACTACAATTGGGTGAGTCACAGACATTGAAAACTCTAGGTATCTATTGGGATTCCCAGGATGACACAATACTGTACTCAGTTGAACCCACAGCGACCATCACCCGTGTCACAAAGCGATCAATGAGTTCGGTGATAGCCCGAATCTATGATCCATTAGGATTGCTCGCGCCAGTGATTGTCAGAGCCAAAATATTGCTTCAACGCGTCTGGGCATTAAAACTAGACTGGAATGAATCATTGCCATCCGAATTGCATACAGAATGGGACCGATACTATACCCAACTACCCTTGCTTAGTGATATTCGATTTCCTCGCAAAACGGTGGTCAAGGCAGCCACTCAGATAGAACTACACGGTTTTTGCGACGCCAGTGAAAAGGCATACGGGGCATGTATATATCTGCGCAGTCTCAGCTCGGATGGACATATCGAAACCCAATTACTCACCGTGCGATCAAAGGTCGCGCCGCTAAAATCCTTGACAATCCCAAGACTCGAATTAAGCGGAGCATTGCTCCTCACCTCGCTAATGTCCATGGTAAAGAATT
Coding sequences within:
- the LOC126926770 gene encoding uncharacterized protein LOC126926770 is translated as MYRQFLVRPEDRKFQQILWRNSDGEVDTYQLNTVTFGLSAAPYLAIRCLKQLADDEGHRYPRAAMVLQRDFYVDDVLTGADTKNEAQLLRTELIELLKLAGLNIRKWAANDRALLRGLSEQDINDKLLLGESQTFKTLGVVWNSFDDSILYSVKINPTASRITKRTISSEIAKIYDPLGLLAPVIVRAKMLLQRLWTLKLDWDESLPADVHTEWSKYYSQLPLLNNVKFPRKTIIKTAAEIELHGFCDASERAYGACVYLRTIAPDGHVWTRLLTARSKVAPLKSQTIPRLELSGALLLASLATTVLQALPSNISRTVYWTDSTIVLHWINTSPHTLKTFVANRVTEIQQKTHTSDWRHIPTTDNPADLISRGQSPRDFLRSTIWQHGPEWLQQPEKYWPSWNPIPLVEIPEQKKATCLSVTPPDHSLLERYSSWPKLIRIAARCLRWRQKQDRGGPLTTHDLTDAHNKLVKLLQLCYFPDEIRTLRTDRNAAVKGKLQRLNPFLDKDEILRVGGRLSHSPMPFTQKHPIILPKSSVTALIIEHEHLLNLHSGTQATLYALRRSYWPIDGRSQVWSTLKKCVRCCRANPPPVEYVMGDLPAARITESRPFTNVGIDYCGPFYIKERKDRNRRKIKVYVAIFVCLAVKAVHLELVTDLTSEAFIAALRRFIARRGFCVTIYSDNGTNFVGANNELRELRNLLQSDDHKVKIQSFLADRRIEWHFIPPNSPHIGGLWEAAVKSFKRHLRRVAGNELLTYENLNTLIIEIESILNSRPLTPISSDPNDLLVLTPGHFLIGDALTSFRERDFRDTPSNRLSSWQHIQRVKQHVWRRWHREYLNELNIRNKWSKGSHDIRVGTVVVLREDNVPSMQWPLGRVIKVHPGVDGIIRTATVQTATTTLDRGVKRLVPLPIHPDPDESDDTPYHLIGTLSTGGGCYATRLNTGCIF